In the genome of Myxococcus stipitatus, one region contains:
- a CDS encoding MFS transporter encodes MSSLPPWLANLLPILILLGAISLVLARLPKVELGHTDAFRRRRFFNWFPLGMTYAFLYMGRYNVNEATSAMKGHTSNADFGTIFFWGTLVYGFAFLINGPLTDKLGGRKTILLAAAGSSVANVLMGTVVYKVLTQGWQPPGGIVGSLSFLYAVNMYFQSFGAVSIVKVNAAWFHVRERGQLGGVFGILISLGVYFAYDWSRVIAKAAPTYWVFFVPAAVLAAFVLLDFFVIRDTPSHTGHPDFDTQDASSGEQGKSLGVGEVLWKMLSNRAIIIIMLVEFCSGFMRNAIMQWYPKFARATGIGETFVAANWGMLLCVAGITGGMFAGVISDRVFDSRRGPVSAVLYAGMSLGAVAALFLLKSPALGWTVIFMSLCVIGVHGMLSGTASMDFGGKKNAGLAVGIIDGAVYAGTALQSLLLGRILPAGDVAKDPGNWGNWPLAMLPLSFGGLLLATRVWNARPQPKAGTAAPAVATAQTVSAPRTGTEG; translated from the coding sequence ATGTCGTCGCTGCCCCCGTGGCTGGCCAACCTGTTGCCCATTCTCATCCTGCTGGGAGCCATCTCGCTCGTGCTGGCGAGGCTCCCGAAGGTGGAGCTGGGCCACACGGATGCCTTCCGCCGACGCCGCTTCTTCAACTGGTTCCCTCTGGGGATGACGTACGCGTTCCTCTACATGGGGCGCTACAACGTCAACGAAGCCACCAGCGCGATGAAGGGCCACACGTCCAACGCGGACTTCGGCACCATCTTCTTCTGGGGCACGCTGGTCTACGGCTTCGCGTTCCTCATCAACGGCCCGCTGACGGACAAGCTGGGAGGCCGCAAGACGATCCTCCTGGCCGCCGCGGGCTCGTCGGTGGCGAACGTGTTGATGGGCACGGTCGTCTACAAGGTGCTCACGCAGGGCTGGCAGCCGCCCGGCGGCATCGTGGGGTCGCTGTCGTTCCTCTACGCCGTCAACATGTACTTCCAGAGCTTCGGCGCGGTCTCCATCGTCAAGGTGAACGCGGCGTGGTTCCACGTGCGCGAGCGCGGCCAGCTGGGCGGCGTCTTCGGCATCCTCATCTCGTTGGGTGTGTACTTCGCCTACGACTGGAGCCGCGTCATCGCCAAGGCGGCGCCCACGTACTGGGTGTTCTTCGTGCCGGCGGCGGTGCTCGCGGCCTTCGTGCTGCTGGACTTCTTCGTCATCCGCGACACTCCGAGCCACACGGGGCACCCGGACTTCGACACGCAGGATGCCTCCAGCGGTGAGCAGGGCAAGAGCCTGGGGGTGGGCGAGGTCCTGTGGAAGATGCTGAGCAACCGGGCCATCATCATCATCATGCTGGTGGAGTTCTGCAGCGGCTTCATGCGCAACGCCATCATGCAGTGGTACCCCAAGTTCGCGCGTGCGACGGGAATCGGCGAGACGTTCGTCGCCGCCAACTGGGGCATGCTCCTGTGCGTGGCGGGCATCACCGGCGGCATGTTCGCCGGCGTCATCAGCGACCGCGTCTTCGACTCGCGTCGCGGGCCGGTCTCCGCGGTGCTCTACGCGGGCATGAGCCTGGGCGCGGTGGCCGCGCTGTTCCTGCTCAAGAGCCCGGCGCTGGGGTGGACCGTCATCTTCATGTCGCTGTGTGTGATTGGCGTGCACGGCATGCTGTCCGGCACCGCGAGCATGGACTTCGGTGGCAAGAAGAACGCGGGCCTCGCGGTGGGCATCATCGACGGCGCGGTGTACGCCGGCACCGCGCTCCAGTCGCTGCTGCTCGGGCGCATCCTGCCCGCGGGGGACGTCGCCAAGGACCCGGGCAACTGGGGCAACTGGCCGCTCGCGATGCTGCCACTGTCGTTCGGTGGATTGTTGCTGGCCACGCGCGTGTGGAATGCCCGCCCGCAGCCGAAGGCCGGCACCGCCGCGCCAGCCGTTGCCACCGCGCAGACAGTTTCAGCTCCTAGGACTGGTACCGAGGGCTGA